AACTGTTCTTTACAAGTATCATCAGGGCAGCTCTCCCAAACAAGAACACCGTCATTAAAAGATATAAATTTAACACTTGTTTCAAAACATACACCAAGCTCAATATCTTTTTCTTTTATCTTCAAAATAAGTTCTTTAAATAAATCTTCGGGAGATTTTTGTATCTTTACAGGTTCTTCTTTAGGTTTATATGTATTAAGATCTATTTTTTGTTCAAAACTTTTTATTAAATCATCAATTTTGTGAGGTTTAACAGCTTCACTCATTCTGAGAAACATCAACGTCAAAACAAACTCATTGTCAGTATTATATTTTATAAGTTCTTTAACATCTGCCACAATATTAAAAAATCTTTGAACAGTAATCAACGGTAAACTACCCTCAAACAAAGCGTCTTTTAAATAAATAATAACTTCATCAATTATTGATTCGATATCATAGTCTTTTATTTCGCCTACGATCTCTTTTATTCTTTTTTTATCACTGTTTTTAACTGCATCAAATATTTCATTAATAATTTCCGGATTTATCACTCCAAGCATGTCAACAACACTGTCTAAATCGATTTTACCTTTTGAAAAAGCAATAGCCTGATCAAGCAGTGTCAAAGAGTCCCTAACGCTACCTTTTGCAGCTTTAATTATAAGTCTTAACGCTTCTTCATCAAATTCCACATTTTCAATTGCAAGTATTTTAATTAAATAATTTTCAATAATACCGTTTTTAATTTTATTAAATCTAAAGTGCTGAACCCTGCTGAGTATAGTAGCAGGAAGTTTCAAAGGATCGGTCGTAGCCATGATAAATTTCACATATTCAGGCGGCTCTTCAAGGGTTTTAAGTAAAGCGTTAAATGCTTCATTGGTTAACATATGAACTTCATCAATTATAAATATTTTGTATTTCCCTACACTTGGTTTATATTTAGTATGTTCTATTAATTCTCTAATATCTTCGATTTTACGGTTACTTGCCGCGTCCATTTCAATTATGTCTATATGCCTGCTTTCATTGGCCATAATACAGTTTTCACATTCTTCACACGGATTAGATGTAGGACCGTGATCACATTGCAAAGCTTTTGCAAATATTCTGGCCGTCGTAGTTTTACCGGCTCCTCTTAGACCCGAGAAAAGGTACGCATGCGCAATTCTGTTTTTATCCAAAGAATTAACCAAAGTTTTTACGATTGCATCCTGGCCTATTATTTCTTCAAAACGTTTAGGTCTGTATTTTAATGCTAAAACCAACAACCAATCCTTAATTATTTTTGAGATAAGATAGCTTCAATAATAGCGTAAGCAACACTGTCTTTATTTTCAAGAAAATCATTGCTTAACATTTCATCAGTAAAATCATATTCGAAGAAAGATTGATTTTTTACAAATTCTTGGAGATCGAAATTATTATTTATTAAAAAAAATTTATTTACCAATGCTCTTACATTGTCATCAACCTCTTCTCTTTCTAAAAGGTTTTTCAAATATTGGACTTCTTTATTTGCATTTGTCTTTAACAACTTACTTATAAAATTATATTTATCTTTATTACACCAGATCATATTATTTTAGCAGTCCTTTAAACCGAGAATACTTTTAATAATTATAGCCCGATATAATTGTAATGTCAATTAAAATTAATATTGATAAAATAAAATCATTCAGTTTTAGTGCCAGACACTATTATTAGCAGTTTTAAATGGTAGTGAGGGGGAGACTTGAACTCCCGACCTCCGGCTTATGAGACCGGCGCTCTAGCCAGCTGAGCTACCCCACCAAGTTATGTGGAGTGAAATTATAACCACTTTTTTTTTAAAATTCAAGAAAATATCTCTTTTTTTACAACAAATATTCAAGAAACCTGATTAGTAATACTTGTATATCAACATTAAGTTACCAAACGTAACATATTAATTTTTATTATCGTTAAAGAAGTCTTAAATAAATCCAAAATGCTATAATTGATAAAAAAAAGGAGAAAAAATGAAAGTTTTTAAAGGATTATTAAGTATAGCGGTTGCGGCAAGTATGTCTTTTGCAGCTGATTATGTAATCAAATTTTCACATGTTGTATCACCGAATACTCCAAAAGGTAAAGCGGCTGATTATTTCGCAAAAAGAGTTGCTGAACTAAGCCACGGGAAAATCAAGGTTGAAGTATATCCAAACGCTCAGCTTTGTGGAGACAAAGTTGTTCTTAGAAAAATGAAGTTCAACGCTGTACAGATGGCGGCTCCGAGTTTTTCAAAATTTACGGGACTTGTACCTCAGTTAGCACTTTTCGATTTACCGTTCCTGTTTAACGATGACA
This genomic interval from Nautilia profundicola AmH contains the following:
- a CDS encoding DNA polymerase III subunit gamma/tau, translating into MVLALKYRPKRFEEIIGQDAIVKTLVNSLDKNRIAHAYLFSGLRGAGKTTTARIFAKALQCDHGPTSNPCEECENCIMANESRHIDIIEMDAASNRKIEDIRELIEHTKYKPSVGKYKIFIIDEVHMLTNEAFNALLKTLEEPPEYVKFIMATTDPLKLPATILSRVQHFRFNKIKNGIIENYLIKILAIENVEFDEEALRLIIKAAKGSVRDSLTLLDQAIAFSKGKIDLDSVVDMLGVINPEIINEIFDAVKNSDKKRIKEIVGEIKDYDIESIIDEVIIYLKDALFEGSLPLITVQRFFNIVADVKELIKYNTDNEFVLTLMFLRMSEAVKPHKIDDLIKSFEQKIDLNTYKPKEEPVKIQKSPEDLFKELILKIKEKDIELGVCFETSVKFISFNDGVLVWESCPDDTCKEQFKRFFSPVIRPIINEVFGIGTKIEPIRCEKKNETTSITAQQSKPTQSVLKDKSDEVVNKVREIFGSDVKIEKIVHNQ